One part of the Filimonas effusa genome encodes these proteins:
- a CDS encoding TonB-dependent receptor, which yields MKNTNPKPGRFILLLLLSCNSFCQQDTSQHISIDTLLPLIMLDADQEQAGINNNTAVPSLLSSSLNPFTAVVAFHLTPLRFRRRGYAAALSDYTLNGFILNSLDRALPPWNITTLLLTLYRNREEAQGLDYSSASFGGVAGAQCLTARPSGLSKQAALGYSLANNNGWHRLQLAQSSGINRSGWSFATAVNLKPFSSGYYPGSYHSSAGFYAGAEKRIAERHSLNLLYVITSSQQAGQAATTREAKEITGDPYYNPCWGLQEGKPRNANVYIMHQQLKMLSYNGCLSPKLSATVTAASMNDDNKYGALDWYRAADPRPDYYRYLPSYQLTVALQEQVKRDWAVNPETRQINWAGMYRINRTNPDGRASYILEDRCTDTKRYGGAAYFTFRSNSEMSFELGVSARWQRSRYYKQVSDLLGAAYYVNINQFAERDFPGNNNARQYNLEMPDQHLRQGDIWGYDYELNLYKHHAVFQWKSQFKKCDAFFSAFYGVAGFARTGHMRNGLFPLNSYGPGPGYGFSEYAFKTGVTWKISGRQYLLLHTALMKNAPSAGQVYLSPRTRHDVRDSTVAAVTKALEIEYVLNTARFKCRIAAYYTAFFNGMQQYSFYHDEYNSLVNYSLDRIHTIHNGIEAFVEYKLLPELSLQLASFAGQYFYKGRQRAVITMDNNATLLNRTTVFTNGFRIGGTPQQAGNITVSYRAPEGWWLNVAANFFRDQWMPLNPLRRSPEALDQLDAGSEDYKQITSQYLWAAQYTLDAFIGYQRKIVKRKPANSSLLIYLNMINLSNNKTLVADSFEQLRFENAQQLQTSFAAKSRYAPGVQCRLSVMLRF from the coding sequence ATGAAAAACACCAATCCTAAACCCGGCAGGTTTATCCTGTTGCTGTTGCTGTCTTGCAATAGCTTTTGCCAGCAGGATACCAGCCAGCATATCTCAATCGATACATTGCTTCCTTTGATCATGCTGGACGCAGACCAGGAACAGGCAGGTATAAATAACAATACAGCAGTTCCTTCTCTGTTATCTTCTTCCCTCAATCCATTTACGGCTGTCGTTGCATTTCATCTCACACCGCTGCGATTCAGGCGCAGGGGGTATGCTGCGGCGCTTTCCGATTATACACTAAATGGTTTTATATTAAATAGCCTGGACAGAGCCCTGCCTCCCTGGAATATAACCACACTATTGTTAACCCTCTATAGGAACCGGGAAGAGGCGCAGGGATTGGACTATAGCAGCGCTTCATTTGGTGGCGTTGCGGGTGCACAGTGCTTAACAGCCCGCCCTTCAGGTTTGTCTAAACAAGCAGCGTTGGGGTACAGCCTTGCCAATAATAATGGATGGCACCGTTTGCAGCTGGCGCAGTCTTCAGGAATAAATCGTTCCGGCTGGTCCTTTGCAACGGCTGTGAACCTAAAACCATTTTCTTCTGGTTATTATCCCGGCTCCTATCATAGCAGCGCCGGTTTTTATGCCGGTGCAGAAAAGCGGATAGCAGAACGGCACTCGCTGAACCTGTTATATGTTATAACCAGCTCGCAACAGGCAGGTCAAGCGGCTACAACCCGCGAGGCTAAAGAAATAACAGGTGATCCTTATTATAATCCCTGCTGGGGGCTGCAGGAGGGCAAGCCAAGAAATGCAAATGTTTATATTATGCACCAGCAATTAAAAATGCTTTCCTATAACGGATGTCTTTCTCCCAAACTATCTGCAACTGTCACAGCTGCCAGTATGAATGATGATAACAAATACGGTGCTTTGGACTGGTATCGCGCTGCCGACCCGCGTCCTGATTACTATCGGTACCTGCCCTCGTACCAGTTGACAGTAGCGTTACAGGAACAGGTTAAAAGAGACTGGGCTGTTAACCCGGAAACACGGCAGATAAACTGGGCTGGCATGTACCGCATCAACAGAACCAACCCTGACGGACGCGCTTCTTATATCCTGGAAGACAGGTGCACCGATACAAAGCGATATGGCGGAGCAGCTTACTTTACATTCAGAAGCAATAGTGAAATGTCTTTTGAACTGGGAGTGAGCGCCCGCTGGCAGCGAAGTCGCTATTACAAACAGGTGAGCGATTTACTGGGGGCTGCTTACTATGTTAACATCAACCAGTTTGCAGAACGCGATTTTCCCGGCAACAACAACGCACGGCAGTATAACCTGGAAATGCCTGACCAGCACCTCCGGCAAGGCGATATATGGGGATATGATTATGAGCTGAACTTGTATAAGCACCATGCTGTATTCCAATGGAAAAGCCAGTTCAAAAAATGTGATGCTTTTTTCTCCGCCTTCTATGGCGTAGCCGGGTTTGCGAGAACCGGCCATATGCGTAATGGCTTGTTTCCGCTGAATTCCTATGGCCCCGGCCCCGGATATGGTTTCAGCGAGTATGCCTTCAAAACGGGGGTTACCTGGAAGATCAGCGGCAGGCAGTATCTGTTGCTTCACACGGCATTGATGAAAAATGCGCCTTCGGCGGGCCAGGTGTATCTGTCGCCCCGTACCCGCCATGATGTGCGTGATTCAACTGTGGCGGCTGTTACAAAGGCACTGGAAATAGAATATGTGCTGAATACTGCCCGGTTCAAATGCAGGATAGCAGCCTATTATACCGCGTTCTTCAATGGCATGCAACAATATTCTTTTTACCACGACGAATACAATAGCCTGGTGAATTACTCACTGGATCGTATCCATACAATTCATAACGGCATCGAAGCCTTTGTGGAGTATAAACTGTTGCCGGAACTATCATTACAACTGGCCTCCTTTGCAGGACAATATTTCTATAAAGGCCGGCAGCGTGCCGTTATTACCATGGATAATAATGCTACCCTGCTGAACCGTACCACTGTGTTCACCAACGGTTTCAGAATAGGGGGGACGCCGCAACAGGCTGGCAATATAACGGTCAGTTATCGCGCACCCGAAGGCTGGTGGCTTAATGTGGCGGCTAACTTCTTCCGTGATCAATGGATGCCCTTAAACCCTTTGCGGCGCTCTCCCGAGGCATTAGACCAGCTTGATGCCGGCTCGGAAGATTATAAACAAATTACCAGCCAGTATTTGTGGGCTGCACAATACACACTAGATGCTTTCATAGGTTATCAGCGAAAAATAGTTAAAAGAAAACCTGCCAACAGTTCGCTGTTGATCTATCTGAATATGATCAACCTGTCAAACAATAAAACATTGGTGGCGGATAGCTTTGAACAGCTGCGCTTTGAGAATGCACAACAGCTTCAAACCAGCTTCGCTGCTAAAAGCCGCTATGCACCCGGGGTACAGTGCAGGCTAAGTGTGATGCTGCGTTTTTAA
- a CDS encoding DUF5689 domain-containing protein produces the protein MKKKSIALQLTACLQLIYCLITAGCRPSFELPGDYPEPDITATHSIRALKEMHTYPGKFSEVTVDAIISGIVVADDRTGNFYKTIVIQDTSGGIALCINALDLYNNYPVGRRVFVKAKGLLLFDYRGLMQLGAGIGQSNPNDLSLAGIPASLCSRYLIKGSLNNMPEPLVVTPALLTKNRLNRYQNTLIRLENMQLDAGDTASTYAISTALQARSVPLRNCNGDSVLLRNSAYASFAADRMPSGNGSATGIFTVFGAVLQLMIRDTNDLQLYATRCTAPGGGEVEPPDTLDTPYESGLALTATPPLSINFDDLAEGLPAGVSVRTGASGTDSGNIGIMPTTRVSWNSSGGGFKNLASASALPATASASVQLATMNRALGVRQVAATDKGVAFVFLINNTLGKKNIGIQGVLQSLDASISRIANWNIDYAIGAKPVAFTVLPAGNLGTGGGNFGKTTFSAVLPPAVDNRASRVWIRIVVLTATSGSGSRPLSAIDDIQLYWE, from the coding sequence ATGAAAAAGAAGAGCATTGCTTTACAATTGACTGCATGCCTGCAATTGATTTATTGCCTTATTACAGCGGGGTGCAGGCCGTCATTTGAGCTGCCCGGCGATTATCCCGAACCGGATATTACGGCTACTCATTCTATCCGCGCATTAAAGGAAATGCATACCTACCCGGGGAAATTCAGCGAGGTTACTGTGGATGCGATAATATCGGGCATTGTGGTGGCCGACGACAGAACCGGGAATTTCTATAAAACAATAGTGATCCAGGATACAAGCGGTGGTATCGCGCTTTGCATTAATGCGCTCGATCTGTATAACAACTATCCTGTAGGCAGGCGCGTGTTCGTAAAAGCAAAAGGCTTGTTGCTGTTCGATTACAGAGGACTCATGCAACTGGGTGCGGGTATCGGCCAATCTAATCCCAACGATTTATCATTGGCAGGTATTCCTGCCTCATTATGTAGCCGCTATCTTATAAAAGGAAGCCTGAATAATATGCCGGAGCCGTTGGTTGTTACACCTGCGTTGCTAACAAAGAACAGGCTGAACCGTTACCAGAATACGCTTATCAGGCTCGAGAACATGCAGCTGGATGCCGGAGATACTGCCTCCACCTATGCCATCAGCACTGCTTTGCAGGCCCGAAGTGTGCCGCTCCGTAATTGCAACGGCGATAGTGTACTGCTGCGAAACAGCGCTTACGCAAGCTTTGCAGCGGATCGCATGCCATCGGGTAATGGCAGCGCTACCGGTATCTTTACAGTATTTGGCGCTGTATTGCAATTGATGATACGCGATACGAACGATCTGCAGCTGTATGCAACAAGATGCACAGCTCCGGGTGGGGGAGAGGTAGAACCGCCTGATACTTTGGACACCCCATATGAAAGCGGCCTTGCATTAACAGCAACACCACCTTTGTCAATTAATTTCGATGATCTGGCGGAAGGCCTCCCGGCTGGCGTATCGGTACGCACCGGCGCTTCAGGCACCGATTCCGGTAATATCGGGATCATGCCCACAACCAGGGTGAGCTGGAACAGCAGCGGCGGCGGTTTTAAAAACCTGGCCTCCGCATCGGCTTTACCTGCTACGGCAAGTGCATCTGTTCAATTGGCTACTATGAACAGGGCATTGGGGGTACGGCAGGTTGCTGCAACAGATAAAGGTGTGGCCTTCGTGTTCCTCATCAACAATACGCTTGGTAAAAAGAATATCGGCATACAAGGTGTATTGCAGTCGCTGGATGCTTCTATAAGCAGAATCGCCAACTGGAACATCGATTACGCTATAGGTGCAAAACCTGTAGCTTTCACTGTACTGCCAGCTGGTAACCTCGGAACTGGCGGCGGTAATTTCGGTAAAACAACATTTTCTGCGGTGCTTCCTCCTGCTGTTGATAATCGTGCTTCAAGGGTATGGATAAGAATTGTTGTGCTAACGGCAACTTCAGGTAGTGGCAGCAGACCGCTTTCTGCCATCGATGATATTCAATTGTATTGGGAATGA
- a CDS encoding multidrug effflux MFS transporter, whose amino-acid sequence MDAHKVGNRFILILILGLLAAIGPFSIDMYLPAFPAIAKSLNTSIEKVQLSLSSFFIGISVGQLAYGPLLDRYGRKVPMYFGIIIYLLASVGCAVAGNADLLIVLRFVQALGACVGIVGSRAMIRDLFPVKESAKMFSLLLLVIAVSPMIAPTVGGIVTTTLGWHSVFVILAVVALLICLAMHFFLPESRKPDPAFSLKPKPILTNFYSVIKEPQFYTYAIAGCIGAAGQYAFIAGSPYVVMEYFGVSEQYYGWIFAFNIAGLIGFSQLNGILLKRYSSQQLIFSLQPVQALIAVTALAGAYFGWLNLPLLCMLMFAFLSLQGILFPNASALSIAPFHNNAGSASALLGAFQMGFGALSSASITLFKSHNAVPMTAVIATCSCISVAILLVAQYRIKNNMSTLAMD is encoded by the coding sequence ATGGACGCACATAAGGTAGGCAATCGTTTTATACTCATTCTGATCTTAGGTTTACTCGCTGCAATTGGTCCTTTTTCGATAGACATGTACCTCCCCGCTTTCCCTGCTATTGCAAAAAGTTTGAATACTTCTATAGAAAAAGTACAGCTTTCCCTTTCCAGTTTCTTCATAGGAATTTCGGTTGGCCAGCTTGCATACGGGCCATTACTTGACCGTTACGGCCGCAAGGTGCCTATGTATTTCGGTATTATCATTTACCTGCTGGCAAGCGTAGGTTGTGCGGTAGCGGGCAATGCAGACCTGTTGATCGTATTACGTTTTGTACAGGCGCTGGGTGCCTGTGTAGGTATTGTGGGCTCAAGGGCCATGATCCGTGATCTGTTTCCTGTAAAGGAAAGCGCCAAAATGTTTTCGCTGTTACTGCTGGTGATAGCTGTTTCTCCGATGATAGCGCCAACAGTGGGCGGCATAGTTACCACTACACTTGGATGGCATTCGGTATTTGTGATCCTGGCGGTGGTAGCCCTGCTGATATGCCTGGCTATGCATTTCTTCCTGCCTGAAAGCCGGAAGCCCGATCCCGCGTTTTCACTGAAACCCAAACCTATTCTCACCAACTTTTATTCCGTTATAAAAGAGCCGCAGTTTTACACTTATGCCATAGCAGGTTGTATAGGTGCGGCAGGGCAATATGCGTTTATTGCAGGATCACCTTATGTGGTGATGGAATATTTTGGTGTAAGCGAGCAGTACTACGGATGGATCTTCGCTTTCAATATCGCCGGACTGATCGGTTTCAGCCAACTTAATGGGATTTTGCTAAAACGTTACTCCAGCCAGCAACTGATCTTTTCTCTTCAGCCTGTGCAGGCGCTGATAGCTGTTACTGCGCTTGCAGGCGCTTATTTCGGCTGGCTGAACTTACCGCTGCTTTGTATGCTTATGTTTGCGTTTTTAAGTCTGCAAGGCATTTTATTTCCCAATGCTTCGGCATTAAGCATAGCACCTTTTCATAATAATGCCGGCAGCGCCTCTGCATTGCTGGGCGCTTTTCAAATGGGCTTCGGCGCGCTTTCTTCCGCTTCTATTACTTTATTCAAAAGTCATAACGCAGTGCCAATGACCGCTGTTATAGCCACCTGCAGCTGTATAAGCGTAGCCATCTTACTGGTAGCACAGTACAGGATAAAAAATAATATGTCTACACTGGCTATGGATTAA
- a CDS encoding YihY/virulence factor BrkB family protein — MTRKSFFSDHWNVLKQAAQLLISNDPLRLAGATAFFTSFALPPILIILTQIFGLLFNRKELSVNLYHKIEELVGKNSAMQVVTTLRGFRGLAYNWPIAIGGFLFMIFVATTLFKVIKASFNQLWMIRVPKRSFKATLEDRFRSLIVILLAGVLFLAGALAESIQAIMGNYLHELSPLLADIMNNILAQVVSVLIVTAWFAVLFRYLPDGRPSWKIAIAGALVTSLLFTVGKVVLKRALPDTGLGVIFGASAALVLLLLFVFYSSMILYFGAAFTKVWSEYKQKPIQPLRKAQFFEYAEIGAVAEPPAP; from the coding sequence ATGACGCGAAAAAGTTTTTTTTCTGACCATTGGAATGTCCTCAAACAGGCTGCCCAACTGCTCATCTCCAACGACCCGTTGCGGCTGGCTGGCGCCACTGCTTTCTTTACCAGCTTTGCACTTCCTCCTATTCTTATCATCCTTACCCAGATCTTTGGCCTGCTCTTCAACAGAAAGGAACTTAGCGTAAACCTCTATCATAAAATAGAAGAACTCGTAGGCAAGAACAGCGCCATGCAGGTGGTAACAACCCTCCGTGGCTTCCGGGGGCTTGCCTATAACTGGCCTATAGCCATAGGAGGCTTCCTGTTTATGATCTTCGTAGCCACCACCTTATTTAAAGTCATAAAAGCCTCCTTTAACCAGCTGTGGATGATCCGCGTGCCGAAACGCAGTTTTAAAGCCACGCTGGAAGACAGGTTCCGTTCGCTTATAGTCATCCTGCTTGCAGGTGTGCTGTTCCTGGCGGGAGCGCTGGCCGAAAGTATCCAGGCCATCATGGGTAATTACCTGCACGAACTATCGCCACTCCTGGCCGATATAATGAATAATATCCTCGCCCAGGTTGTATCTGTATTGATCGTTACCGCATGGTTCGCCGTTTTATTCCGCTATTTGCCCGATGGACGCCCTTCCTGGAAAATAGCGATAGCAGGCGCCCTGGTCACCAGTCTCCTGTTTACCGTTGGTAAGGTGGTGCTTAAACGGGCCCTTCCCGATACCGGCCTCGGCGTTATCTTCGGTGCATCGGCGGCGCTGGTGCTGCTGCTGCTGTTTGTATTCTATTCTTCCATGATCCTTTATTTCGGCGCAGCATTCACCAAGGTATGGAGCGAGTACAAACAGAAACCCATCCAGCCTTTACGGAAAGCACAGTTCTTCGAATATGCCGAAATAGGGGCTGTGGCCGAACCACCAGCCCCTTAA
- a CDS encoding proline dehydrogenase family protein, giving the protein MSITFDNTSVAFDYKSDKELKAAKWLFQTMHYPFVATLGAKFTPFLMKTGLPIDGIIRKTIFKQFVGGETLQDTAETARMLDKYNVQVILDYGVEGKESEEDFERATLEFIRVIKYAASQKNIPFISVKVTALGRFALLQILNDAPRLRSGIHDHEAENDEWDKVRVRMARICEVASECGIGVLVDAEESWIQDPIDRLAMEMMEIFNTEKTVVYNTIQLYRHDRLNFLKMSFKIAQQQGFSLGVKLVRGAYMEKERARASQKSYPSPIQPDKESSDRDYDQAVGFCIDNIDKIATVIATHNEASTQMAVTLLEQKGLPISHPHVHFSQLYGMSDNITFNLAKAGCKVSKYLPFGPIREVIPYLMRRAQENTSVSGQTGRELNLLTTELKRRKGKA; this is encoded by the coding sequence ATGAGTATTACTTTTGATAACACAAGCGTGGCCTTCGATTATAAATCGGATAAAGAGTTAAAAGCAGCAAAATGGTTGTTTCAAACCATGCATTACCCTTTTGTGGCAACACTGGGGGCTAAGTTTACACCGTTCCTCATGAAAACGGGGCTGCCTATCGATGGTATTATCAGGAAAACCATCTTCAAACAATTCGTTGGTGGCGAAACCCTCCAGGATACGGCCGAAACAGCACGTATGCTTGATAAGTATAACGTTCAGGTAATACTCGATTATGGCGTTGAAGGAAAAGAGTCTGAAGAAGACTTTGAAAGAGCAACGCTCGAGTTTATCAGGGTTATCAAGTACGCTGCATCACAAAAGAATATTCCCTTTATAAGCGTAAAGGTCACTGCACTCGGCAGGTTTGCCCTGTTGCAGATCCTCAATGATGCACCCAGGCTCAGAAGCGGTATTCATGATCATGAAGCCGAAAATGACGAATGGGATAAAGTAAGGGTACGTATGGCCCGTATCTGCGAAGTGGCTTCCGAATGCGGTATCGGCGTGCTGGTTGACGCCGAAGAAAGCTGGATCCAGGACCCTATCGATCGGCTCGCAATGGAGATGATGGAAATATTTAATACTGAAAAAACAGTAGTATATAATACCATTCAGCTCTACAGGCACGACAGGCTTAACTTCCTGAAAATGTCGTTCAAAATTGCACAACAGCAAGGTTTCTCCCTTGGCGTAAAACTCGTAAGAGGCGCTTATATGGAGAAAGAAAGAGCGCGTGCCAGCCAGAAAAGTTATCCTTCTCCTATCCAGCCCGATAAGGAAAGCTCCGACAGGGACTACGACCAGGCAGTAGGTTTCTGCATCGATAATATCGACAAGATCGCTACCGTTATAGCTACACATAACGAGGCCAGCACGCAAATGGCGGTAACGCTGCTTGAACAGAAAGGCTTGCCCATCAGCCACCCGCATGTGCACTTCTCACAATTATACGGAATGAGCGATAACATCACCTTCAACCTGGCTAAAGCAGGTTGCAAAGTGAGCAAATACCTGCCTTTCGGACCTATCCGTGAAGTCATTCCCTATCTCATGCGGAGAGCGCAGGAAAATACCAGCGTAAGCGGACAAACAGGACGTGAACTGAACCTGCTTACAACAGAACTGAAGCGCAGGAAAGGCAAAGCCTAA
- a CDS encoding response regulator transcription factor produces MTTIAIADDHILLRKALVTLINEFDSCQVIIEASNGQELIEQLQQAKTLPKVAILDINMPVMDGHVTATHLARTYPAIHTLSLSMLNDEANVLKMLQAGVKGYVLKECHPDELNDAINHVAKGEYFINELMTMQIGKRLSVMQQPQPVSSREPAISLTDKEKEFLQWSITDLTYKEIATRMCISPRTVDSYRDTLFEKLQLKSRVGLAIYAIKNNLVTL; encoded by the coding sequence ATGACAACCATAGCGATAGCTGACGACCATATCCTGTTAAGAAAAGCCCTGGTAACGCTTATAAATGAGTTCGATTCCTGCCAGGTAATTATTGAAGCCTCGAACGGGCAGGAGCTCATTGAACAACTGCAGCAGGCAAAAACACTTCCCAAGGTGGCTATACTGGATATTAATATGCCTGTTATGGACGGGCATGTTACCGCCACGCACCTTGCCCGCACCTACCCTGCCATTCATACCTTATCGCTATCGATGTTGAATGATGAAGCCAATGTATTGAAAATGCTTCAGGCAGGTGTGAAGGGTTATGTTTTAAAAGAATGTCATCCCGACGAGCTCAACGATGCCATCAACCATGTTGCCAAGGGGGAGTATTTTATCAATGAGTTGATGACGATGCAAATAGGCAAACGCCTGTCGGTGATGCAACAGCCTCAGCCAGTAAGCAGCAGGGAGCCCGCAATATCGTTAACCGATAAGGAAAAGGAATTCCTGCAGTGGTCGATCACCGACCTTACCTATAAAGAAATTGCGACACGCATGTGTATTAGTCCGCGTACGGTAGACAGTTACCGCGACACCCTGTTTGAAAAGCTTCAGTTGAAGAGCCGGGTAGGCCTTGCTATCTATGCCATCAAGAATAACCTGGTTACCTTGTAA
- a CDS encoding sensor histidine kinase has protein sequence MRVNHNHLPGKLKYQLLQTQLEIQHEKLRDASSMLFNSIGQSLVCIRLGLLRAAQQYSDTELAQSSLQLAEIIRDLRTLNNSLDPEDILKKGITAALAAELDKIKKYTCIHTGLQQTGKPFELNREATFLVFRMLQECMHLAAEHTQPVHLLLSVLYTPDFVIFSLKDDGRFTNEPPPLENRQFLHLLEERARSANAVLKAAYTPEYGSHVTIKLSKIT, from the coding sequence ATGCGTGTTAACCACAACCATCTGCCGGGGAAACTCAAGTATCAATTATTGCAAACGCAATTAGAGATACAGCATGAAAAACTAAGGGATGCCAGCAGCATGCTCTTCAACAGCATCGGCCAGTCGTTAGTATGTATAAGACTGGGGCTGCTGCGCGCTGCACAGCAATATTCCGATACCGAACTGGCACAAAGCTCGCTGCAGCTGGCTGAGATCATTAGAGACCTGCGTACGCTAAACAACAGCCTTGATCCCGAAGACATACTAAAGAAGGGTATTACGGCAGCGCTGGCGGCGGAGCTGGATAAAATAAAGAAATACACATGCATTCATACCGGCCTGCAGCAGACCGGGAAACCATTTGAGTTAAACAGGGAAGCAACTTTCCTGGTGTTCCGGATGCTGCAGGAATGTATGCACCTGGCCGCGGAGCATACACAACCCGTTCATTTGCTGTTAAGTGTTTTATATACGCCTGATTTTGTTATATTCAGTCTGAAAGATGACGGCCGCTTTACAAATGAACCGCCACCGTTGGAGAACAGGCAATTCCTGCATTTACTTGAAGAAAGGGCCCGGTCGGCTAACGCTGTTTTAAAAGCCGCCTATACACCTGAGTATGGGTCGCATGTAACTATTAAATTATCAAAGATAACATGA
- a CDS encoding thymidylate synthase, whose translation MQQYLQLLNHILDTGVSKTDRTGTGTTSCFGYQMRFNLQDGFPLVTTKKLHLKSIIHELLWFLKGDTNIQYLSDNGVRIWDEWADENGNLGPVYGKQWRSWTGANGETIDQISDVIAQIKKNPDSRRLVVSAWNVAELPQMALSPCHALFQFYVAEGKLSCQLYQRSADVFLGVPFNIASYALLTLMIAQVCDLQPGDFVHTFGDVHLYSNHLEQARLQLTREPYPLPVMKLNPAVKNIFDFTYDDFTLENYQSHPHIKAPVAV comes from the coding sequence ATGCAGCAGTATCTACAGTTATTGAATCATATCCTCGATACAGGGGTATCTAAAACCGATCGCACAGGCACAGGCACCACAAGTTGTTTTGGCTACCAGATGCGGTTTAATCTTCAGGATGGTTTTCCGCTTGTGACAACAAAGAAATTACATCTTAAAAGTATTATTCATGAACTCCTCTGGTTCCTGAAAGGCGATACCAATATTCAATATCTCTCCGATAACGGCGTCCGCATATGGGATGAATGGGCCGATGAAAACGGTAACCTCGGACCCGTTTATGGTAAACAATGGCGTAGCTGGACCGGTGCCAATGGTGAAACCATAGACCAGATCTCCGATGTCATCGCCCAGATCAAAAAGAACCCGGATAGCCGCCGCCTGGTGGTAAGTGCATGGAACGTAGCCGAATTACCGCAAATGGCGTTGAGCCCCTGTCACGCACTTTTCCAGTTTTATGTGGCGGAAGGCAAATTAAGCTGCCAGCTTTACCAGCGCAGCGCCGATGTATTCCTGGGGGTGCCGTTTAACATCGCCTCGTATGCCTTACTTACTTTAATGATAGCACAGGTTTGCGATCTGCAGCCCGGTGATTTCGTTCATACTTTCGGCGACGTGCACTTATACAGCAACCACCTGGAACAGGCACGCCTTCAGCTTACACGTGAACCATATCCATTACCGGTGATGAAGCTGAACCCTGCAGTGAAAAATATTTTCGACTTTACATATGACGATTTTACCCTGGAGAACTACCAGAGCCACCCGCATATTAAAGCACCAGTAGCCGTTTAG